Genomic DNA from Desulfovibrio sp.:
CAATACGACCTGCCCACGACCCTTGTACGGCTCAGGCCCACGGCATGCAGCCCCACGGCCCTCAAGGCGTCCCTGCTTGAAACGGTTCCTCCGCTCATTGGGCGGCTGGAAGACGACGCCTTTTGCCTTGACCCGCGCACACTTGATGTCAAAGAATACCCCGAGGTACTGCGCGTACTGCGTCAGGCGCTGAACGCTGCAATCCCTCAACAGGCATAATACGCGAAACATAAAGCGTGAGATAAAAGGAACAGCATCATGGAAAAAAATCTTGCCTACAAGCCCAAAAGCATCTGGGACAACGCCGACGCCAAAACCCGCAAGGAAATGGAAGCTCTGGCCCAGCGCTATATTGACTTTATCACCCACTGCAAGACAGAGCGCGAAACAGTGGAATACGTGCGCCAGCGCCTTGCCGAGCATGGTTACACGGAAGATTTCAGCGGCGACCGCGTTATGCGGTCCCTGCGCGGCAAGGCCATCTTTGCGGCCCGCAAGGGTGCGCTGCCCCTGAGTCAGGGGCTTTCGCTGCTGGCGGCCCACGCCGATACCCCGCGCCTTGATTTCAAGCAGCGCCCGCTTATTGAGCAGCCCGGCGTTGCCCAGGCCAAGACCCACTACTACGGCGGTATCCGCAAATATCAGTGGCTTGCGCGCCCCCTTGCCCTGCACGGCGTTATCGTGCGTGAAAACGGCGAAACCCTCACGGTGACCATTGGCGAAAAGCCCGGCGAGCCAGTGTTCTGCATTGCCGACCTTTTGCCCCATCTGGCCCAGAAGCAGGTTACCCAGCCGGTCAGCGAAGCTTTTGAGGCCGAAAAACTCAATATCATTCTGGCCCACAGCACGCCCAAGGCTGGCAAATCCAGCAAGGACGATGCGCCCAAAGACCCCATCAAAACCCAGCTGCTTGAACTGTTGCACAAAAAATACGGCATCTGCGAAGAAGACTTCATCACTGCCGAGCTTCAGGCTGTGCCCGCTGGCCCGGCCCGCTTTGTGGGCTTTGACAAGGCCATGATCGGCGGCTACGGGCAGGACGACCGCATCTGCGTGTTTACCGCGCTGGAGGCCCTGCTTGAGGCCGAAGCCACAGGCCGCAGCATGGCTGTTATTTTCTGGGACAAAGAAGAAATCGGCTCGGACGGCGCATCTGGCGCAGCCTCGCGCTTTATGCAGTATTGTGTGGAAGACCTCGCCCGTGCGTGGGAAAAGGATGTTCAGCCCTCGCATGTGCTGCTTGAAACCCGCGCCCTTTCTGCCGACGTTTCCGCAGCGCTGGATCCCGATTATCAGGATGTGCACGAGAAACAGAACGCCGCCCTGCTGGGCTACGGCCCGGTATTTTCCAAGTTCACCGGTTCACGCGGCAAGTACGGAGCCAGCGAGGCCGACGCCGAATTTTTCGGCGCGTTGCGCGGGCTTTTCAATGGCAAGGGCATCGCATGGCAGAGCGCCGAGCTTGGCAAGGTCGATCTTGGCGGCGGCGGCACAGTGGCCCTGTTCCTTGCGGCCTACGGCATGCAGGTTATTGACCTTGGCCCTGCCATCCTGTCCATGCACAGCCCCTTTGAACTGGCAAGCAGCGCTGACCTCTTCGCCACCAAGCAGGCCTTCCGCGCATTTCTGGAATCCCAGCTATAGCCGGGCAGGCCTGGGCAGCGGGCATCTGGGCAAAACAGATGCTTCCCGCCCCGGCTGCATAAAGCTACGTAGATAACAGACTGCCCTTGCAGACTGGCGAAAAAATCAGCCAGCCCGCAAGGGCAGTCCCTGTATGGCGATTGGGAATGCGCTCTATTTTTTATGCAGGCTGCGCAGCGCTCTTTTGCAGATGCGCGCGGTCGCCTTGCCCGGATTTTGCGCAAGCCAGGCGTCGCAGAGCGCGCTCACCCACTGCGGTTGCGATTTTGCAGCGTCATTGAGCCAGTTGCCCACGCTGTCCTGCACATAGGTGGAGGGGTCGGCCTGCAAGGGTTCAAGAACAGGCAAGCCCAGAGCAGGATTCTCCTTGAGGATATTCAGATGGGCGCACCACACGCCGCGCGGGCGGGTGCTTTCACTGGCAAAACGGCGCACCCTTTCCGAGGGGTCGGCGGTCCAGCCTGCGAGGTGGCGCAGGGCGTGTTCCGGCTGCTTTGCCAGATGAGGCCGCACGGCCATCCATACCCATTCGCGCACACCAAAATGCGCATCATCCGCAAAAGGACGCACGGCTTCCAACAGATTTTCCAGCGGCTCCGCCGGAGAATGCAGGGCATGCTCGTGCGCCAGAGCATAACATATCCAGCCCCGGACAGTATCCGACCTGTGCGCAGCAAGCCTTGCCAATCCCTGCGCGCCCACGGCCCGGTACACCAGCTCGCCAGCCAGCAGCATGCGCTTTGAAATCCCAAGGGATGCGGCAGCACGCATTTCGTTCAGCAAGGCGGCATCAGCCTGCGGCAAGGCCGCAGCCATGAGGGCGGCAAAATCCACCGCCAAGCCCTCTGCCAGATTTTTTGAAGCGTCCTGCCCGCTGTTGAGCTGGGCCAGACGCGTGGAAGGTATGGTCATGGCACTCCCGGCGACACCATTGCTCAAGGTATGCAAAGACCTGCGTCAAGCTGACGCAGGTCTTTGCATACCAAACTTATTGTTGCAACAACCAACTGTATGATGCAGCCCTGTTGCCCCAAACACATGCTGGCAAAAAACAACTGACCTTAACCCGACATGCACAGGGCTGCTTTGGGGCAGGCCTGCCCCATTCAGTAAAACGATTCATCAGTCTACGCGCTGCGCCCCATGCCCTCAGCCCGGGATACCAGCTTGCCAATGTCCGAAACAATATGTTGCAGCGGGCACTTGTCGGGCGTTCTCGCATAAATGCTGCACACGGCCCCACGGTCTTCATCATAGGGGAGCAAAAACTTCGGGCCGAGGCCTTTTTGCACCCATTCGGGATTGATGCCTTTTTTCTTCAGCAGGCTGAGCAGCCACTTGGACGGGATGGCCAGCCGCTTTTTGGAATCAGAAATACATGATTGCGAGACATCAAAAAACTGCGCAAGTTCCTGTTGGGTTCTGCATTGGGTGACATTCTTGATGCGATCCATAATGGCCATATACTCAAACACTTTTCCACTCATTGGAAGAGCCTCCTCTGTACGCTATAGGCGTGCAAAATGCCCGGAATTATCAACGTCTTGAAACGAAGGAACCGGGTGCGGCGAGCGGATGCTCTGATGCGCGTTTATTGTGCTGGCCTGGAATGGCAAACCCATAAAACGGACGCGAGGATGCTTTTCTGAAAGGGAGCGGTCTGGACAGTGGAACAGGCCAACGGATTGCTGCACAAAGAATAGTGCAACAGCCGGGAGAGCTGACATAGACTCCGTGCAGCCATCACAGTTGCCTAAAAAGCCGTGACAATACGCCAACGCTTCATAGCCCTGCAGGTCGCAACCGGGTTGGTGGGGCAGAAATAAAATTTCAGCCCCGAGGGGGAGAGTAGGGGGAACCCACAAGCGGCTCCCGTACACATTGAGCCAAACCAGCGGAACAAAATTATCGCAACTCTGGAGAGTCTGCCTGTGTACGCTTCAAGAAATACCCACAACATGAGATAAGTCAAGGAGTTTAATTATCAGGTATGCGTGTTTTTGGTCGCGCGCAGGGCTGAGACGTCCGCCAAACAAGCAAGCCTGCGTGTAAAATTAATAAGATATGAAAGAAAAATATCTGACAACAGAACAATAATAATAATACACGGTTTCAAAAATAACCGTGCAGACCAGAAAGACCGA
This window encodes:
- a CDS encoding DNA alkylation repair protein is translated as MTIPSTRLAQLNSGQDASKNLAEGLAVDFAALMAAALPQADAALLNEMRAAASLGISKRMLLAGELVYRAVGAQGLARLAAHRSDTVRGWICYALAHEHALHSPAEPLENLLEAVRPFADDAHFGVREWVWMAVRPHLAKQPEHALRHLAGWTADPSERVRRFASESTRPRGVWCAHLNILKENPALGLPVLEPLQADPSTYVQDSVGNWLNDAAKSQPQWVSALCDAWLAQNPGKATARICKRALRSLHKK
- a CDS encoding helix-turn-helix domain-containing protein; translated protein: MSGKVFEYMAIMDRIKNVTQCRTQQELAQFFDVSQSCISDSKKRLAIPSKWLLSLLKKKGINPEWVQKGLGPKFLLPYDEDRGAVCSIYARTPDKCPLQHIVSDIGKLVSRAEGMGRSA
- a CDS encoding aminopeptidase translates to MEKNLAYKPKSIWDNADAKTRKEMEALAQRYIDFITHCKTERETVEYVRQRLAEHGYTEDFSGDRVMRSLRGKAIFAARKGALPLSQGLSLLAAHADTPRLDFKQRPLIEQPGVAQAKTHYYGGIRKYQWLARPLALHGVIVRENGETLTVTIGEKPGEPVFCIADLLPHLAQKQVTQPVSEAFEAEKLNIILAHSTPKAGKSSKDDAPKDPIKTQLLELLHKKYGICEEDFITAELQAVPAGPARFVGFDKAMIGGYGQDDRICVFTALEALLEAEATGRSMAVIFWDKEEIGSDGASGAASRFMQYCVEDLARAWEKDVQPSHVLLETRALSADVSAALDPDYQDVHEKQNAALLGYGPVFSKFTGSRGKYGASEADAEFFGALRGLFNGKGIAWQSAELGKVDLGGGGTVALFLAAYGMQVIDLGPAILSMHSPFELASSADLFATKQAFRAFLESQL